From Plasmodium brasilianum strain Bolivian I chromosome Unknown PB_00_03, whole genome shotgun sequence, a single genomic window includes:
- a CDS encoding fam-l protein, whose translation MIQKMNLFFLIEISTFVLLSLICYFYKDVNIFSKYLDENYKLDSKLNGTFRLLAKCKRDKNLCIVELKNETPNNELNEKKYISNNKKVATGTTMQVNESSLNNVGRNKHANKNKCYVFETKKYSRLEKKIFKELDYEDFLKNNRTISNKIYKKIMRKKLASQLAPTLIFFILLSLSFVLDYCGSYGLVWGLVDILKSFLGNWTKDVNNYLKDTFLKSLLEYKISNGSKGPYYTLPLLFNLFYVIPFIIYCIIIISRIVYYHKKVKKYEKIKYRKR comes from the exons atgatccAAAAAAtgaatctattttttttgattgaAATTTCTACTTTTGTACTTTTATCTTTGATATGCTATTTTTACAAAGATGTg AATATCTTTAGCAAATACTTGGATGAGAACTACAAACTAGACAGTAAATTAAATGGAACTTTTCGATTGCTGGCAAAATGTAAACGCGATAAGAATTTATGCATTGTAGAGTTAAAAAATGAGACGCcaaataatgaattaaacgaaaaaaaatatatatctaataataaaaaagtggCCACAGGAACAACAATGCAAGTAAATGAAAGTTCACTGAATAATGTTGGAAGAAATAAACAtgctaataaaaataaatgttatgtatttgaaacaaaaaaatattctcgtttagaaaaaaaaatattcaaagaacttgattatgaagattttcttaaaaataacagaACAATTAGTAATaagatttataaaaaaattatgcgtAAAAAACTGGCATCGCAACTTGCTCCaactttaatatttttcatattgttATCGTTGTCATTTGTATTAGATTACTGTGGTAGTTATGGCCTTGTATGGGGCTTAGTTGATATATTGAAGAGCTTTTTAGGTAATTGGACTAAAGATGTAAACAATTATCTTAAGGATACTTTCTTAAAATCGTTATTAGAGTATAAAATTTCAAATGGAAGTAAGGGACCATATTATACCTTACCACTTCTTTTCAATCTATTTTACGTCATACccttcattatatattgtatCATAATTATATCAAGAATCGTTTATTACcacaaaaaagttaaaaaatatgaaaaaattaagtaccgtaaaaggtaa
- a CDS encoding uncharacterized protein (Plasmodium exported protein) — MEEKSKLQFFIKIFSFILLTWINHFNNDTSTFNKYLDEKYDNDRKLGQITYRLLAKRKQMKCPYTIWINDVIPNNGKYIKKDIYNNEKINEQKNILADKSSLKCGEKYKLPRRNESSMYIRGNLYCKKRIYDKIYYKNIVRNSWIKDFISLKEDIKLKLLGIFILGSFHVLVGITLIVLGKLGYLDDVNKVIRLFDEIRLFVLLFYILTFVVAVAMLFIQRRVVKYLKALEKKYDINNTAYPSLRKVVKYNK, encoded by the exons ATGGAAGAAAAATCTAagttacaattttttattaaaattttttcgtttatccttttaacatggataaatcattttaacaatgatacg AGTAcctttaataaatatttagatgAGAAGTATGACAATGATAGAAAATTAGGTCAAATAACTTATCGTTTACTAGCAAAACGTAAACAGATGAAATGTCCATATACTATATGGATAAATGATGTGATACCAAATAATGGaaagtacataaaaaaagatatatataataatgaaaaaataaatgaacaaaaaaatatattggcAGATAAAAGTTCATTAAAATGTggagaaaaatataagctACCTAGAAGAAATGAATCATCTATGTACATTCGAGGAaatttatattgtaaaaaaagaatatatgacaaaatatattataaaaatatagttagGAATTCATGGATTAAAgattttatatctttaaaggaagatataaaattaaaattacttgggatttttattttagggAGCTTTCATGTACTAGTTGGTATCACGTTAATAGTCTTAGGAAAATTGGGGTACTTGGATGATGTTAATAAAGTTATACGTTTATTTGATGAAATTCGTCtatttgttttgttattctatatattaacatttgtTGTTGCAGTAGCAATGTTGTTTATACAAAGAAGagttgtaaaatatttaaaggctttagaaaaaaaatatgatattaataatacgGCGTATCCTTCTTTACGTAAGGtagttaaatataataaataa
- a CDS encoding PIR protein: protein MDQINYEEILQHLPSNKIYKEFKSDVSEVDNNFNCYKFDSEETKCKFNCSNLCKKVARNLKKVPEVDKLWNYNHRCLHYKYWVYEEIKKLLEENSAEGVVKDVITEFLNLQSSLTVDYRILNCTYNFDKKTLKELNDKKDEKYLYDYFTNYENIKSKDFCISVEKDKYKNYLNAIKVLYNKKKNECCENNILKCPNYFLNCENEFDPSNLLSKIESTGVGNCNELENFKETKTSEEKLESSDFKPDFLDQILFTNCHITNESRQLPCRFIRASAMTRRNQSEVGRSEQGNADSLSLENKKFESSIKSEALFQHKKIRKIVGFEDQEIKNILSLLKKGTDVDIRWKLGKDGTLHCPAEKPEKDASGLCKYVEELVKQHILIKDKKSGIYRLKKGKTWSTQPLKIVVQRERRSQSMEMKEQKYIISRIQKDLWDNQGGGSVTKKYKGKAFLGKDEETNILQNTFFRAAMFTPFGTYLGKTRKRKKRYRTNFSELTTQRLPRRFIKRTYRNSERRRFSVVNIEQ, encoded by the exons atggatcaaataaattat GAAGAAATTTTACAACATTTAccttcaaataaaatatataaagaatttaaaTCTGATGTTAGTGAAgttgataataattttaattgttaTAAATTTGATTCAGAAGAAACGAAATGCAAATTTAATTGTAGTAATCTTTGTAAAAAAGTTGCAaggaatttaaaaaaagtaccCGAAGTGGATAAATTATGGAACTATAATCATCGTTGTTTACATTATAAATACTGGgtatatgaagaaataaagaaactGTTAGAAGAAAATTCGGCAGAAGGAGTTGTAAAAGATGTTATTACTGAATTTCTTAACCTACAATCATCACTTACAGTTGATTATAGGATATTAAATTGTACTTATAATTTCGATAAAAAAACTTTAAAGGAATtgaatgataaaaaagatgagaaatatttgtatgattattttacaaattatgagaatattaaaagtaaagATTTTTGTATTTCTGTTGAGaaggataaatataaaaattacctTAATGCTATTAAAGTTttatacaacaaaaaaaagaatgagtGTTGtgagaataatatattgaagTGTCCTAACTATTTCCTTAATTGTGAAAATGAGTTTGATCCAAGTAATCTATTATCTAAAATAGAATCAACAGGTGTCGGAAATTGTAATGaattagaaaattttaaagaaactAAAACTTCCgaagaaaaattagaatCTAGCGATTTCAAGCCAGATTTTTTAGATCAAATTCTTTTTACTAATTGTCATATTACGAATGAAAGCAGACAATTACCATGTCGCTTTATTCGAGCATCTGCCATGACGCGTAGAAATCAGAGTGAAGTTGGAAGAAGTGAACAGGGAAATGCTGATAGTTTATctttagaaaataaaaaattcgaATCCAGTATAAAATCAGAAGCGTTATttcaacataaaaaaattagaaagaTCGTAGGATTTGAAGatcaagaaataaaaaatatattgtcaCTTCTCAAAAAAGGCACAGATGTTGATATTAGATGGAAACTAGGAAAAGATGGAACATTACATTGTCCTGCAGAAAAACCAGAGAAAGATGCATCAGGACTTTGTAAATATGTGGAAGAACTAGTTAAACAACATATTCTAATAAAGGATAAGAAATCTGGGATTTATCGATTAAAGAAGGGTAAGACATGGTCTACACAACCATTAAAAATAGTTGTTCAAAGAGAAAGGAGAAGTCAATCCATGGAAatgaaagaacaaaaatatattatatcaagGATTCAAAAAGATTTATGGGATAATCAAGGAGGAGGTTCTGttaccaaaaaatataaaggaaaagCATTTCTCGGAAAGGATGAAGAAactaatattttacaaaacaCTTTTTTCCGTGCTGCCATG TTTACTCCCTTTGGAACATATCTAGGTAAAActagaaaaaggaaaaaaagatatagaaCTAATTTCTCTGAATTAACTACGCAAAGACTACCGAGGAGATTTATAAAACGTACCTATAGAAATTCTGAAAGGAGGAGATTTAGTGTAGTAAATATAGAACAATGA